From Amphiprion ocellaris isolate individual 3 ecotype Okinawa chromosome 10, ASM2253959v1, whole genome shotgun sequence, one genomic window encodes:
- the lrrcc1 gene encoding leucine-rich repeat and coiled-coil domain-containing protein 1 isoform X2 encodes MQSLPQITVLDGLDQLGNPSPPSLGSPCDVPGLEDYVDLLLSSDTSHNEVVRGDGPLSTPCIDQLLTQIRHQVNSETVPVKQPDHQCFQSGRSAMADPADPANEQRIRKLEHQVSQLIQQVPASDRASSSAHPVKMVQKAKRDTDRTSESECDSGKENRRRTRIPKYHNSIASSTTTKETKGRRSDSDQENHKQKTSKAAVGPRRKSGSTAGVQAAGPTRRGPLRAAKTSGDVKTKSTEEEETYRTIVEERDQERERRWKAEQTVRKLTEELKSMQTKISEEKDLQSMALHTTDRLKDVLLKERSGRSELQARVEELEGSCQSLNQQLEQTRSSEEQHKTALRRLEESISHGEALRACQQAEELKRYQDLENKAAALKRELDIQRASVRQHKDKLQQLHELLASREQEHRKQLELRLQPGGADFREAVAKEVASVEQRYNYKEVELQEKLAEGRKQYAALEDEFRMALTIEAARFSEVREACDQMTVELMELKSTLTQSQQREKKSSSLVQELTAMVKEQKNRISELIKAKRDAVTDLKSRLHSLEAEVGQDRRLSLQLELLKKDKARLLSQLTAQESVIDGLRAERRIWGQELAQQGASLAQDRGRLEARIEVLSNELENQKKQNERDNDALKIKTKIMDDQTETIRRLKESLQERDDQTRKLREEVVQTQKRFQQQLEEEMGQRAELKEQLEHLSLRKEELKQQMKDKEAELDEVRRVHSDSSRKWQEKADLLTRLESQVKHMKDNFESKERILLEERNKATEAHKAAVERLHSVDDAFRRQLESIQATHQTELLHLANEKQKKIEQTNQKVFEVEEEMRQLLEETETKKRIMEEKMKRLTSVLKDF; translated from the exons ATGCAGTCGCTGCCACAGATCACTGTTCTGGATGGCCTGGACCAGCTGGGAAATCCATCACCTCCAAGTCTAGGCAGTCCCTGTGACGTCCCCGGTCTGGAGGACTATGTAGACCTCCTGCTCTCCTCAGACACAAGTCACAATGAAGTG GTTAGAGGGGATGGCCCTCTCAGCACACCCTGCATTGACCAGCTGCTAACCCAAATTCGTCACCAGGTTAACTCTGAAACAGTACCAGTCAAACAACCAGATCATCAGTGTTTCCAGTCAGGTCGTTCCGCCATGGCTGATCCAGCAGACCCTGCTAATGAACAGCGCATCAGGAAACTGGAGCACCAGGTGTCCCAGCTCATCCAGCAG GTCCCTGCAAGTGACAGAGCCAGTAGCTCTGCCCATCCTGTGAAGATGGTACAGAAAGCCAAGAGAGACACAGACCGCACTTCAGAAAGTGAGTGTGACAGTGGGAAGGAAAACAGGAGGCGAACAAGGATTCCCAAATACCATAACAGCATAGCATCAAGCACAACCACCAAGGAGACCAAGGGCAGAAGATCAGACAG TGATCAGGAGAATCATAAACAGAAGACTTCAAAGGCTGCTGTGGGGCCCAGGAGGAAGTCTGGCAGCACAGCGGGTGTACAGGCAGCAGGGCCAACCAGGAGGGGACCTCTGAGAGCAGCCAAGACCTCAGGCGATGTGAAAACCAAGTCtactgaggaggaggaaaccTATAGG ACAATTGTGGAGGAGCGTGACCAGGAAAGAGAGAGACGTTGGAAGGCAGAACAAACTGTGAGGAAGTTGACAGAGGAGCTGAAGTCCATGCAGACAAAGATTAGCGAGGAAAAAGACCTTCAAAGCATGGCCCTACAcaccactgacag ATTGAAAGATGTGTTGTTGAAAGAGCGATCAGGGCGCTCTGAGCTACAGGCTCGTGTCGAGGAGCTGGAGGGGAGTTGTCAGTCTCTAAACCAGCAGCTGGAGCAGACCCGTAGCAGTGAAGAACAACACAAGACTGCACTGCGTAGACTGGAAGAAAGTATCTCCCATGGAGAGGCACTCAGGGCTTGCCAGCAGGCTGAAGAG TTGAAGCGGTACCAGGATCTGGAGAACAAGGCAGCAGCTCTGAAGAGGGAGTTGGATATCCAGAGAGCCTCGGTACGGCAGCATAAAGACAAACTGCAACAGCTGCATGAACTGCTGGCATCCAGGGAACAAGAGCACAG AAAGCAACTGGAGTTGCGGTTACAACCTGGCGGGGCAGATTTCCGTGAGGCAGTAGCAAAAGAAGTAGCATCAGTGGAACAGAGATACAATTACAAGGAAGTGGAACTGCAGGAGAAGCTGGCGGAGGGGAGGAAACAGTACGCTGCTCTGGAGGACGAGTTCCGCATGGCTCTAACCATCGAAGCCGCTCGCTTCTCTGAG GTGAGGGAGGCGTGTGATCAGATGACCGTGGAGCTGATGGAGCTCAAGTCCACTCTCACTCAGTCACAGCAGAGGGAGAAGAAATCAAGCTCTCTGGTGCAAGAGCTCACAGCCATGGTCAAAGAACAGAAGAACCGCATCTCTGAGCTCATCAAAGCCAAGAGAGATGCTGTTACTGATCTGAAG AGTCGTCTGCATTCTTTGGAAGCAGAGGTGGGGCAGGACCGGCGTCTCAGTCTGCAGCTCGAGCTGCTCAAGAAAGACAAGGCCCGACTGCTTTCTCAGCTCACAGCTCAGGAGTCGGTGATAGACGGCCTCAGGGCAGAGAGGAGGATCTGGGGCCAGGAGCTTGCTCAGCAGG GAGCATCATTGGCTCAGGATCGTGGACGTCTTGAGGCCAGGATAGAGGTGCTGAGCAATGAGCTGGAGAATCAGAAGAAACAGAATGAAAGGGACAATGATGCCCTTAAAATTAAAACCAAAATCATGGATGACCAGACAGAGACCATTCGCAGACTCAAAGAG TCCTTACAGGAGCGAGATGATCAGACCCGTAAGCTGAGGGAGGAGGTGGTCCAGACGCAGAAGAGatttcagcagcagctggaggaggaaatGGGCCAGCGGGCAGAGCTGAAGGAGCAACTGGAACATCTGAGCCTGCGCAAGGAGGAGCTGAAACAGCAGATGAAAGACAAGGAAGCTGAGCTCGACGAGGTCAGAAGAGTTCACAG TGATTCCAGTAGGAAGTGGCAGGAGAAGGCGGACCTACTCACCCGGCTGGAGAGCCAGGTGAAGCATATGAAGGACAACTTTGAGTCCAAGGAGCGTATACTGCtggaagaaagaaataaagcaaCGGAAGCACACAA AGCTGCAGTGGAGAGGTTACACAGTGTGGACGATGCTTTTCGTCGAcagctggagtctatccagGCTACACATCAAACTGAGCTCCTTCACCTGgctaatgaaaaacaaaaaaagatagaaCAAACCAATCAGAAG GTATTTGAGGTGGAGGAAGAGATGCGTCAGCTATTGGAGGAGACCGAAACTAAGAAGCGAATCATGGAAGAGAAGATGAAACGTCTCACCAGTGTACTAAAAGACTTTTAA
- the e2f5 gene encoding transcription factor E2F5, whose product MEFETTETVRSTPSRHEKSLGLLTMKFVSLLQEAKDGVLDLKVAADSLAVKQKRRIYDITNVLEGVGLIEKKNKNIIQWRGENRGSQTQEVLEQVEVLKAQISELEAQEKELDDQKAWLEENIKHFIHDPITSNYKFVTHEDICSAFSGDTLLAVVAPTGTQLEVPLPELGQAGQKRYQVNLRSYSAPIQVMLINRDSDSTIPVVFPVPPADNICPMPTPPSTPASLQRFPISVSASSTSNTTSSYCSQDSLCSDHQVVLPEDKLLTPSCTPPDVQMECHSQQMDLAGPEFQSMLDVSSLLKLSAAGDHMKNDGEGAVDLIDELMSTDGIDYSFNLDNSEGVCDLFDMQILNY is encoded by the exons ATGGAGTTTGAGACGACGGAGACCGTGCGCTCGACGCCGAGTCGCCACGAGAAAAGTTTGGGGCTCCTCACGATGAAGTTTGTCAGTCTACTACAAGAAGCTAAGGATGGCGTCCTTGATTTAAAAGTG GCTGCAGACAGCTTGGCAGTGAAGCAGAAGAGGAGGATATATGACATCACCAATGTGCTGGAAGGTGTTGGGCTGAttgagaagaagaacaagaataTAATCCAGTGGAG GGGGGAGAACAGAGGCAGCCAAACTCAGGAGGTGCTGGAGCAGGTGGAAGTTTTAAAGGCCCAAATATCTGAGCTGGAGGCTCAAGAGAAAGAGCTAGATGACCAAAAGGCCTGGCTGGAAGAGAACATCAAACACTTCATTCATGATCCCATCACCAGCAA CTATAAATTTGTGACACATGAAGACATCTGCAGTGCTTTCAGTGGAGACACTCTTCTTGCTGTTGTTGCTCCTACTGGGACTCAGTTGGAGGTGCCACTGCCTGAACTG GGCCAGGCTGGTCAGAAGAGGTACCAGGTGAATCTGCGCAGCTACTCGGCTCCCATCCAAGTCATGCTCATCAACCGGGATTCAGACTCCACAATACCTGTGGTGTTTCCTGTACCACCAGCCGACAACATCTGTCCGATGCCAACTCCACCCAGCACTCCTGCCAGCCTGCAGAGGTTCCCTATTTCTGTGTCTGCAAGCTCCACTTCCAACACCACCTCCTCCTACTGCAGCCAGGACTCTCTCTGCTCagaccaccaggtggtgctgcCAGAAGACAAACTGCTGACGCCATCTTGCACCCCTCCTGATGTGCAGATGG AGTGTCACAGTCAGCAGATGGACCTGGCAGGCCCAGAGTTCCAGTCCATGCTGGACGTGAGCAGCCTGCTGAAGCTCAGTGCTGCTGGAGACCACATGAAGAACGACGGAGAAG GAGCTGTTGATCTGATTGATGAACTAATGTCTACTGATG GTATAGACTACAGCTTCAACCTGGATAACAGCGAGGGAGTGTGTGACCTGTTTGACATGCAGATCCTCAATTACTAA